Proteins found in one Anoplolepis gracilipes chromosome 7, ASM4749672v1, whole genome shotgun sequence genomic segment:
- the Arf51f gene encoding ADP-ribosylation factor 6 — MGKLLSKIFGNKEMRILMLGLDAAGKTTILYKLKLGQSVTTIPTVGFNVETVTYKNVKFNVWDVGGQDKIRPLWRHYYTGTQGLIFVVDCADRDRIDEARQELHRIINDREMRDAIILIFANKQDLPDAMKPHEIQEKLGLTRIRDRNWYVQPSCATTGDGLYEGLTWLTSNHKL; from the exons ATGGGCAAGTTGTTGTCAAAAATCTTTGGCAACAAGGAAATGCGTATTCTTATGTTAGGACTGGATGCTGCAGGAAAAACAA caATATTGTATAAACTTAAACTAGGACAGTCTGTGACAACTATACCAACTGTAGGATTCAATGTAGAAACAGTTACCTATaagaatgttaaatttaatgtgTGG GATGTGGGTGGCCAAGATAAAATACGTCCGTTATGGCGTCATTATTATACAGGGACGCAAGGACTTATTTTTGTAGTAGATTGTGCAGATCGGGATAGAATCGACGAAGCTCGCCAAGAGCTACATCGAATCATAAATGATAGAGAAATGCGTGATGcgattatcttaattttcgcTAATAAACAAGATCTTCCTGATG CAATGAAACCACATGAAATACAAGAGAAACTGGGATTAACTAGGATACGAGATAGAAATTGGTACGTTCAGCCATCTTGTGCCACAACAGGAGATGGGCTTTATGAAGGCCTTACGTGGTTAACCAGTAATCATAAATTAtga
- the Mmy gene encoding UDP-N-acetylhexosamine pyrophosphorylase — protein sequence MEGLKKKLKEYNQEHLLRYWEELTDEDRNQLENDIEELDLQEITAYFNKAAESSQLIDQGMLDDKVRPIDETKIASVKTSTKEDLKRYEEAGLKEVAENRVAVLLMAGGQGTRLGVTYPKGMYDVDLPSHKTLFQLQAERILRLQNIAEQHCGKHGEITWYILTSDATHDTTVAYLSQHNYFGLKEKNVIAFKQGMLPCFTFDGEIILDAKHRVSKAPDGNGGLYRALKNHKILDDMTQRRIRSIHVHSVDNILVKVADPIFIGYCLLSETDCGVKVIEKSSPSEAVGVVCKIEDHYQVVEYSEMTKETAELRHDNGQLVYNASNICNHYFTIDFLKDIVYFHEKDLILHVAKKKIPYVNDEGERITPKISNGIKIEKFVFDVFPFAKNFAVWQGIREEEFSPLKNSNSAGLDCSNTARTDLFNLHKKWLLNAGAKDVGDNVEISPLLSYAGENLYQIANNQFFAGPQILE from the exons ATGGAAGGCCTAAAGAAGAAATTGAAGGAGTACAATCAGGAACATTTGCTTAGATATTGGGAGGAGTTGACAGATGAGGATAGAAACCAACTGGAGAATGACATAGAAGAGTTGGATCTGCAGGAGATTACTGCGTACTTTAACAAAGCTGCGGAATCCTCTCAGCTTATTGATCAAGGTATGCTGGATGACAAGGTACGGCCGATCGACGAGACGAAGATCGCCTCTGTTAAGACCTCGACGAAAGAAGACTTGAAGAGATACGAGGAAGCAGGCTTGAAAGAAGTCGCTGAGAATCGTGTTGCTGTATTATTGATGGCAGGTGGTCAAGGCACACGTCTAGGGGTGACCTATCCCAAGGGAATGTACGATGTCGATTTGCCATCTCATAAAACTCTCTTCCAATTGCAGGCAGAAAGGATACTTCGTTTGCAAAATATAGCGGAACAACATTGTGGAAAACATGGAGAGATAACTTG gtACATCCTTACTAGCGATGCTACTCATGACACCACTGTTGCATATCTCAGCCAACACAACTACTTtggtttaaaagaaaaaaatgtcatagCCTTCAAACAAGGTATGCTGCCATGTTTTACCTTTGATGGGGAAATTATTTTGGATGCCAAGCATCGGGTTTCCAAAGCACCTGACGGTAACGGAGGATTGTATCGCGCATTGAAGAATCACAAAATACTGGACGACATGACGCAGCGTCGTATTCGGAGTATTCACGTGCATTCCGTGGATAACATCTTGGTGAAAGTAGCAGATCCTATATTTATAGGATACTGCTTGCTCTCTGAAACGGATTGTGGAGTTAAAGTTATTGAAAAATCTTCCCCTTCTGAAGCGGTTGGCGTAGTTTGCaag ATAGAGGATCATTATCAAGTAGTAGAATACAGCGAAATGACAAAAGAAACTGCGGAACTTCGTCACGACAATGGACAACTGGTATACAATGCCAGCAACATATGCAATCATTATTTCACGATTGATTTTCTAAAAGACATTGTATACTTTCACGAGAAAGATTTGATTTTACACGTGGCGAAGAAGAAGATTCCGTACGTCAACGATGAAGGGGAAAGGATCACTCCGAAAATTTCAAATGgtattaaaatagagaaatttgTGTTCGACGTGTTTCCTTTCGCGAAGAATTTCGCAGTATGGCAAGGGATTCGCGAAGAAGAATTCAGCCcgttgaaaaattcaaattccgCCGGTCTAGATTGCTCGAACACTGCTCGCACCGATCTGTTCaatctacataaaaaatggTTACTGAACGCAGGTGCGAAAGATGTTGGCGATAACGTCGAGATCTCTCCTCTACTGTCGTACGCGGGAGAGAATCTATATCAAATCgcgaataatcaatttttcgcAGGACCGCAAAttctcgaataa